One region of Catenuloplanes indicus genomic DNA includes:
- a CDS encoding ABC transporter substrate-binding protein codes for MFRTRKIGVVAAALAVTASLGLAACGGDDSGDSGDGKTLRLWHYEGPNSAMGIAWAKAIEDFKASHPGVEVVYEEKGFEQIRQNAGMILNSNEAPDLMEYNKGNASAGLLSKQGLLTDMTEEVTKRGWDQKIPASIATTSKYDQNGVMGGDKWYGVTNYGEYVMVYYNKDEFKRLNLEVPTTLAEFETVMQKFKDDGKTPLAVGGAEYPAQQIFYQLALSGATNAFVDDYQLYKNKVNFQGPEMTKGATKFAEWVSKGYIAKDSAGVKAEDMGVSFIQGKSPILISGSWWYGRFTDEIKYDWGTFLFPGNTLQAGSGGNLWVVPTSAKNKSLAYDFIEITMKPEIQALLGNSGGVPIGADASTITDPKNKELIENFNKINAANGLAFYPDWPAPGYYDVLVAGMQNLINGSKDPKAVLDEIATPYNDNLASIGK; via the coding sequence ATGTTCCGTACCAGGAAGATAGGGGTTGTCGCGGCTGCGCTGGCCGTGACCGCGTCCCTCGGGCTCGCGGCCTGTGGCGGCGACGACTCCGGCGATTCCGGCGACGGCAAGACCCTGCGGCTGTGGCACTACGAGGGCCCGAACAGCGCGATGGGCATCGCCTGGGCCAAGGCCATCGAGGACTTCAAGGCGTCGCACCCGGGCGTCGAGGTGGTCTACGAGGAGAAGGGCTTCGAGCAGATCCGGCAGAACGCCGGCATGATCCTGAACTCGAACGAGGCGCCCGACCTCATGGAGTACAACAAGGGCAACGCCAGCGCCGGTCTGCTGTCCAAGCAGGGCCTCCTGACGGACATGACCGAGGAGGTCACGAAGCGCGGCTGGGACCAGAAGATCCCGGCGAGCATCGCGACCACGTCCAAGTACGACCAGAACGGCGTCATGGGCGGCGACAAGTGGTACGGCGTCACGAACTACGGCGAGTACGTGATGGTCTACTACAACAAGGACGAGTTCAAGCGGCTCAATCTTGAGGTGCCGACCACGCTGGCCGAGTTCGAGACGGTCATGCAGAAGTTCAAGGACGACGGCAAGACCCCGCTCGCGGTCGGCGGCGCGGAGTACCCGGCGCAGCAGATCTTCTATCAGCTGGCGCTCTCCGGCGCGACCAACGCGTTCGTCGACGACTACCAGCTCTACAAGAACAAGGTCAACTTCCAGGGCCCGGAGATGACCAAGGGCGCCACCAAGTTCGCCGAGTGGGTCAGCAAGGGCTACATCGCGAAGGACTCGGCCGGCGTCAAGGCCGAGGACATGGGCGTCAGCTTCATCCAGGGCAAGTCGCCGATCCTGATCTCCGGCTCCTGGTGGTACGGCCGGTTCACCGACGAGATCAAGTACGACTGGGGCACGTTCCTGTTCCCGGGCAACACGCTGCAGGCCGGCTCCGGCGGCAACCTCTGGGTCGTCCCGACCAGCGCGAAGAACAAGTCGCTGGCCTACGACTTCATCGAGATCACGATGAAGCCGGAGATCCAGGCGCTGCTCGGCAACTCCGGTGGCGTCCCGATCGGCGCGGACGCGTCCACGATCACCGACCCGAAGAACAAGGAACTGATCGAGAACTTCAACAAGATCAACGCCGCCAACGGTCTGGCGTTCTACCCGGACTGGCCCGCGCCCGGCTACTACGACGTGCTGGTGGCCGGCATGCAGAACCTGATCAACGGTTCGAAGGACCCGAAGGCGGTCCTGGACGAGATCGCCACGCCGTACAACGACAACCTCGCCAGCATCGGCAAGTAG
- a CDS encoding carbohydrate ABC transporter permease, producing MAKTRSRQGGKSGYLLFLLPGVLLFTAVIIIPLIMNIGISFTRWQGIGTPQWVGLEHYERLIHDANFWASFRNILFIIVAMVVVPTLLGLFLAAVLFDYVGKRIGPGTASVFRSGLYLPQVLPVAVTGIVWGWFLNSSTGVFNSILDSIGLGFLAQNWLGDPQWALWSVMFVMVWVQLGYPVVMFMSGLQRVDPELYEAADLDGAGWWQKFTRIAVHLIKPEIYVVLVTTTISALKIFGQIFVLTRGGPGNSTLVPSYFAWQNFFEKFNAGYGAAISTVLTLIIIVLTYVFLRIQTADERRGA from the coding sequence ATGGCCAAGACCCGGTCCCGGCAGGGCGGCAAGAGCGGCTACCTGCTCTTCCTGCTCCCCGGCGTGCTGCTGTTCACCGCCGTCATCATCATCCCGCTGATCATGAACATCGGGATCAGCTTCACCCGCTGGCAGGGCATCGGCACCCCGCAGTGGGTCGGGCTGGAGCACTACGAGCGGCTGATCCACGACGCGAACTTCTGGGCGTCGTTCCGCAACATCCTCTTCATCATCGTGGCGATGGTGGTCGTACCGACGCTGCTCGGTCTGTTCCTCGCCGCGGTCCTCTTCGACTACGTCGGCAAGAGGATCGGCCCGGGTACGGCCAGCGTCTTCCGCTCCGGCCTGTACCTGCCGCAGGTGCTCCCGGTCGCGGTCACCGGCATCGTGTGGGGCTGGTTCCTCAACTCCAGCACCGGCGTCTTCAACTCGATCCTGGACAGCATCGGGCTCGGCTTCCTCGCGCAGAACTGGCTCGGCGACCCGCAGTGGGCGCTCTGGTCGGTGATGTTCGTGATGGTGTGGGTCCAGCTCGGCTACCCGGTCGTGATGTTCATGTCCGGCCTGCAGCGCGTCGACCCGGAGCTCTACGAGGCCGCGGATCTGGACGGCGCCGGCTGGTGGCAGAAGTTCACCCGGATCGCGGTCCATCTGATCAAGCCGGAGATCTACGTCGTGCTGGTCACGACGACCATCTCCGCCCTCAAGATCTTCGGACAGATCTTCGTGCTGACCCGCGGCGGACCGGGCAACTCCACGCTGGTCCCGTCCTATTTCGCGTGGCAGAACTTCTTCGAGAAATTCAACGCGGGGTACGGCGCGGCGATCTCCACGGTGCTGACGCTGATCATCATCGTGCTGACCTACGTCTTCCTGCGGATCCAGACCGCCGACGAGCGGCGGGGAGCCTGA
- a CDS encoding carbohydrate ABC transporter permease yields MTKAPAKASKPGGLATKTLVLAGLTIFTGLVLAPFLVVLINAFKSSEDYSQGGPLALPSTLYFQGMIDFWNRVEFGEKLWNSFVIAASVAVLAVIISVLNAYAIGIGRLRGRTAFLMFFLLANLLPQEALVYPLYYLSKQFDLYNTRLMVIIILTAIQAAFGTYLLSSVFRDFPPSLLEAAALDGAGKLRTLIRVVVPTSWPTLSVLFTFFFIWTWNEFFLPLIFLIDNDLQTVPLALAVLQGQREVDITTTAASALLGIVPAVLFFLIFQRTLTRGVMSGAVK; encoded by the coding sequence GTGACGAAAGCGCCCGCCAAGGCGAGCAAGCCGGGCGGCCTCGCCACCAAGACGCTCGTGCTGGCCGGCCTCACGATCTTCACCGGGCTGGTGCTCGCGCCGTTCCTGGTCGTGCTGATCAACGCGTTCAAGTCCTCGGAGGACTACAGCCAGGGCGGGCCGCTCGCGCTGCCGTCCACCCTCTACTTCCAGGGCATGATCGACTTCTGGAACCGGGTGGAGTTCGGCGAGAAGCTGTGGAACAGCTTCGTCATCGCGGCCTCGGTCGCGGTGCTCGCCGTGATCATCAGCGTGCTCAACGCGTACGCGATCGGCATCGGCCGGCTCCGCGGGCGTACCGCGTTCCTGATGTTCTTCCTGCTGGCCAACCTGCTGCCGCAGGAGGCGCTGGTCTACCCGCTGTACTACCTGTCGAAGCAGTTCGACCTCTACAACACGCGGCTGATGGTGATCATCATCTTGACCGCGATCCAGGCCGCGTTCGGCACCTACCTGCTGTCCAGCGTGTTCCGCGACTTCCCGCCGTCGCTGCTGGAGGCCGCGGCGCTGGACGGCGCCGGGAAGCTGCGCACGCTGATCCGGGTGGTCGTGCCGACCAGCTGGCCGACGCTCTCCGTGCTGTTCACGTTCTTCTTCATCTGGACGTGGAACGAGTTCTTCCTCCCGCTCATCTTCCTGATCGACAACGACCTGCAGACCGTGCCGCTGGCGCTGGCCGTGCTCCAGGGACAGCGCGAGGTCGACATCACCACCACGGCCGCGTCCGCGCTGCTGGGCATCGTGCCCGCGGTGCTGTTCTTCCTCATCTTCCAGCGCACGCTGACCCGCGGGGTCATGTCGGGCGCGGTCAAGTAA
- the yicI gene encoding alpha-xylosidase, translating to MKFSNGYWRMRDGVSPLYPMEVRDVQVDRDALTVYAPTKRIVTRGDTLNLPLLTVRASSPAPGVISIKTTHFAGRRPRTPQFDLSVSDVAVEIADDEQFASLTSGELTVRFHKGDQWKLDFLAEGRVLTSSGYKNLAALDVEGEGSYVREQLLLGVGDTVYGLGERFGPFVKNGQVVDIWQEDGGTSSEQAYKNVPFYLTNAGYGVFVNYPGGVSFEVASESVSRVGFSVPGQELEYLVIYGPTPKDVLRRYTSLTGKPALPPAWSFGLWLSTSFTTDYDEETVNKFVSGMADRDLPLSVFHFDCFWMREFHWTDFEWDPKVFPDPVGMLKRLKDRGLRICVWLNPYIAQRSVLFEEGVANGYFLRTTDGDVWQWDLWQAGMALVDFTNPEACAWYASKLRGLLEQGVDAFKTDFGERIPVSGIAWYDGSDPEKMHNYYTHLYNKVVFDVLREVRGEGEAVLFARSATAGGQQFPVHWGGDCESTFEAMAESLRGGLSLSASGFGFWSHDMGGFEGKPHPAVFKRWIPFGLLSSHSRLHGSQSYRVPWEFDEEAVDVLRTFTKLKARIMPYLFGQAVQAHEQGVPVMRPMVVEFPDDLAVTHVERQYMLGDSLLVAPVFSEGGDTTFYTPAGEWTHLQTGETFTGPAWHRRTVGFGEVPVLVRPGTVLALGAVDDRPDYEYANGVTLALYALEDGFDGVVSIPAADGTEAARFSVVRSGDAITVTREAGAALPWRIRLGHAGTPISLDADTSGHIVTL from the coding sequence ATGAAGTTCAGCAACGGCTACTGGCGGATGCGGGACGGGGTGAGCCCCCTGTATCCGATGGAGGTCCGCGACGTCCAGGTCGACCGGGACGCGCTGACCGTCTACGCGCCGACCAAGCGGATCGTCACCCGGGGGGACACGCTCAACCTGCCGCTGCTGACCGTCCGCGCGTCGTCACCGGCGCCGGGCGTCATCTCGATCAAGACGACGCACTTCGCGGGGCGGCGTCCCCGTACCCCTCAGTTCGATCTCTCTGTTTCGGATGTCGCCGTCGAGATCGCCGACGACGAGCAGTTCGCGTCGCTGACCAGCGGGGAGCTGACCGTCCGGTTCCACAAGGGCGACCAGTGGAAGCTTGACTTCCTGGCCGAGGGGCGGGTGCTGACGTCCAGCGGCTACAAGAACCTGGCCGCACTGGACGTGGAGGGCGAGGGTTCGTACGTCCGGGAACAGCTGCTGCTCGGCGTCGGCGACACGGTCTACGGTCTCGGCGAGCGGTTCGGGCCGTTCGTGAAGAACGGGCAGGTCGTCGACATCTGGCAGGAGGACGGCGGCACCAGCAGCGAGCAGGCGTACAAGAACGTCCCGTTCTACCTGACCAACGCGGGGTACGGCGTCTTCGTCAACTACCCCGGCGGCGTCTCGTTCGAGGTGGCGTCCGAGTCGGTGTCCCGGGTCGGCTTCTCGGTGCCCGGCCAGGAGCTGGAATACCTCGTCATCTACGGCCCGACGCCGAAGGACGTCCTCCGTCGCTACACCTCGCTGACCGGGAAGCCCGCGCTGCCGCCGGCCTGGTCGTTCGGGCTGTGGCTGTCCACGTCGTTCACCACCGACTACGACGAGGAGACGGTCAACAAGTTCGTCTCCGGGATGGCCGACCGCGACCTGCCGCTGTCCGTCTTCCACTTCGACTGCTTCTGGATGCGCGAGTTCCACTGGACCGACTTCGAGTGGGACCCGAAGGTCTTCCCGGACCCGGTGGGCATGCTCAAGCGGCTCAAGGACCGGGGCCTTCGCATCTGCGTCTGGCTGAACCCGTACATCGCGCAGCGCTCGGTGCTCTTCGAGGAGGGCGTGGCCAACGGCTACTTCCTGAGGACCACCGACGGCGACGTCTGGCAGTGGGACCTGTGGCAGGCCGGCATGGCGCTGGTCGACTTCACCAATCCCGAGGCCTGCGCCTGGTACGCGTCGAAGCTGCGCGGGCTGCTCGAGCAGGGGGTGGACGCGTTCAAGACCGACTTCGGCGAGCGCATCCCGGTCTCCGGCATCGCCTGGTACGACGGCTCCGACCCGGAGAAGATGCACAACTACTACACGCACCTCTACAACAAGGTCGTGTTCGACGTGCTCCGCGAGGTGCGCGGCGAGGGTGAGGCGGTGCTGTTCGCGCGGTCCGCGACCGCGGGCGGCCAGCAGTTCCCGGTGCACTGGGGCGGCGACTGCGAGTCCACGTTCGAGGCGATGGCGGAGAGCCTGCGCGGCGGGCTGTCGCTGTCCGCGTCCGGCTTCGGGTTCTGGAGCCACGACATGGGCGGGTTCGAGGGCAAGCCGCACCCGGCCGTGTTCAAGCGGTGGATCCCGTTCGGGCTGCTCAGCTCGCACAGCCGGTTGCACGGCAGCCAGTCGTACCGGGTGCCGTGGGAGTTCGACGAGGAGGCGGTGGACGTACTGCGCACGTTCACCAAGCTCAAGGCACGGATCATGCCGTACCTGTTCGGGCAGGCCGTGCAGGCGCACGAGCAGGGCGTACCGGTGATGCGCCCGATGGTCGTCGAGTTCCCGGACGATCTCGCGGTCACACACGTCGAGCGGCAGTACATGCTGGGCGACAGCCTGCTGGTCGCGCCGGTGTTCAGCGAGGGCGGCGACACCACGTTCTACACGCCGGCCGGTGAGTGGACGCATCTGCAGACCGGGGAGACGTTCACCGGTCCGGCGTGGCACCGCCGCACGGTCGGCTTCGGCGAGGTGCCGGTGCTGGTCCGGCCGGGCACGGTGCTGGCGCTCGGCGCCGTCGACGACCGGCCCGACTACGAGTACGCGAACGGCGTCACGCTGGCGCTCTACGCGCTCGAGGACGGCTTCGACGGCGTGGTGTCCATCCCGGCGGCCGACGGGACCGAGGCCGCGCGCTTCTCGGTCGTGCGCTCCGGTGACGCGATCACGGTGACGCGGGAGGCCGGTGCGGCGCTGCCCTGGCGGATCCGGCTCGGTCACGCCGGCACGCCGATCTCGCTCGACGCGGACACGTCCGGTCACATCGTGACGCTCTGA
- a CDS encoding citrate synthase 2 has translation MTTFKPGLEGVIAFETDIAEPDREGGSLRYRGVDIEDLIGQVSFGNVWALLVDGEFGPGLPPAEPFPVPVHSGDIRVDVQSAVAMLAPYWGLPQLLDASDEQARADLARVSVTALSFVAQSARGLGLPAVPQKEIDKADTVVERFMRRWRGDPDPRHIKAVDAYFISAAEHGMNASTFTARVAASTGADVAACISAAIGSLSGPLHGAAPTRVLQMLEAVEYSGDPAGYVRGVLDRGERLMGFGHRVYRAEDPRARVLRRTAKELGAPRYEVAEALERAALEELAARRPDRVLPTNVEFWAAVVLDFAEVPAHMFTSVFTCARVAGWSAHILEQKKLGRLVRPSARYTGPDSRKPSAVPGWDSL, from the coding sequence ATGACCACGTTCAAGCCCGGTCTCGAAGGTGTGATCGCATTCGAGACCGACATCGCGGAGCCGGATCGTGAGGGCGGCTCGCTGCGCTATCGCGGCGTGGACATCGAGGACCTCATCGGCCAGGTGTCGTTCGGCAACGTCTGGGCGCTGCTGGTCGACGGCGAGTTCGGCCCCGGCCTGCCGCCGGCCGAGCCGTTCCCGGTGCCGGTCCACTCCGGCGACATCCGCGTCGACGTGCAGTCCGCGGTCGCCATGCTCGCGCCGTACTGGGGGCTGCCGCAGCTGCTCGACGCGTCCGACGAGCAGGCCCGCGCCGACCTGGCCCGGGTCTCGGTCACCGCGCTGTCGTTCGTCGCCCAGTCCGCGCGCGGGCTCGGTCTCCCCGCGGTGCCGCAGAAGGAGATCGACAAGGCGGACACCGTGGTCGAGCGCTTCATGCGCCGCTGGCGTGGCGACCCGGACCCGCGGCACATCAAGGCGGTCGACGCGTACTTCATCTCCGCGGCGGAGCACGGCATGAACGCGTCCACGTTCACCGCCCGGGTCGCCGCGTCCACCGGCGCGGACGTGGCGGCCTGCATCTCGGCCGCGATCGGCTCGCTCTCCGGGCCGCTGCACGGCGCCGCGCCCACGCGCGTCCTGCAGATGCTGGAGGCGGTCGAGTACTCCGGCGACCCGGCCGGGTACGTCCGCGGCGTGCTCGACCGCGGCGAGCGCCTGATGGGCTTCGGTCACCGGGTGTACCGCGCGGAGGACCCGCGCGCTCGCGTGCTCCGCCGCACCGCCAAGGAGCTCGGAGCACCACGGTACGAGGTGGCCGAGGCGCTGGAGCGGGCCGCACTGGAGGAGCTGGCCGCCCGCCGCCCGGACCGCGTCCTGCCGACCAACGTCGAGTTCTGGGCCGCGGTGGTGCTCGACTTCGCCGAGGTCCCGGCGCACATGTTCACGTCCGTGTTCACCTGCGCGCGGGTCGCCGGGTGGAGCGCGCACATCCTGGAGCAGAAGAAGCTCGGCCGGCTGGTCCGGCCGTCCGCCCGCTACACCGGGCCGGACTCGCGCAAGCCGTCCGCCGTACCCGGCTGGGACTCGCTGTAG
- the ahcY gene encoding adenosylhomocysteinase, translated as MASHKRRKNVKNQDYKIADLSLAEAGRHQIRLAEHEMPGLMALRTEYADTKPLRGARIAGSLHMTVQTAVLIETLVALGAEVRWVSCNIFSTQDEAAAAVVAAGTPVFAWKGETLEEYWWCTMQLFDFGDGQGPNLIVDDGGDVTLLVHKGVEFERAGAVPHAAEGDHEEQRIILETLRASLAEDPQRFTRIVAGLRGVSEETSTGVARLYRMAAEGTLLIPAINVNDSVTKSKFDNKYGIRHSLADGLNRATDVMLGGKLAVVCGYGDVGKGASAALRGQGARVVVTEIDPICALQAAMDGFQVTTVDDIVEQGDIFITTTGGTDIITAAQMARMKHNAIVGNVGHFDTEIDMAGLAAYPGVEKIEVKPQVHEWRFPDGHSILVLSEGRLMNLGNATGHPSFVMSNSFANQVIAQLELWTGEYGVAVHMLPKHLDEKVARLHLDALGVRLTTLTKAQAEYLGVAVEGPFKPEHYRY; from the coding sequence ATGGCGTCACACAAGAGGAGAAAAAACGTGAAAAATCAGGACTACAAGATCGCGGACCTGTCGCTGGCCGAGGCCGGGCGGCACCAGATCCGGCTCGCCGAGCACGAGATGCCCGGCCTGATGGCGCTGCGCACGGAGTACGCGGACACCAAGCCGCTGCGCGGCGCGCGGATCGCCGGCTCGCTGCACATGACCGTGCAGACCGCGGTGCTGATCGAGACGCTGGTCGCACTCGGCGCCGAGGTCCGCTGGGTCTCCTGCAACATCTTCTCCACGCAGGACGAGGCGGCCGCGGCCGTGGTCGCGGCCGGCACCCCGGTCTTCGCCTGGAAGGGCGAGACGCTGGAGGAGTACTGGTGGTGCACGATGCAACTGTTCGACTTCGGGGACGGCCAGGGGCCGAACCTGATCGTCGACGACGGCGGCGACGTCACGCTGCTGGTGCACAAGGGCGTCGAGTTCGAGCGGGCCGGCGCGGTCCCGCACGCGGCCGAGGGTGACCACGAGGAGCAGCGGATCATCCTGGAGACGCTGCGCGCGAGCCTGGCCGAGGACCCGCAGCGGTTCACCCGGATCGTGGCGGGGCTGCGCGGCGTCAGCGAGGAGACGTCGACCGGCGTGGCCCGGCTCTACCGGATGGCCGCGGAGGGCACGCTGCTGATCCCGGCGATCAACGTCAACGACTCGGTCACCAAGAGCAAGTTCGACAACAAGTACGGCATCCGCCACTCGCTCGCGGACGGGCTCAACCGGGCCACCGACGTCATGCTCGGCGGCAAGCTCGCGGTGGTCTGCGGCTACGGCGACGTCGGCAAGGGCGCGTCCGCGGCGCTGCGCGGGCAGGGCGCGCGCGTGGTGGTCACCGAGATCGACCCGATCTGCGCGCTCCAGGCCGCGATGGACGGCTTCCAGGTCACCACCGTCGACGACATCGTGGAGCAGGGCGACATCTTCATCACCACGACCGGCGGCACGGACATCATCACGGCCGCGCAGATGGCCCGGATGAAGCACAACGCGATCGTCGGCAACGTCGGCCACTTCGACACCGAGATCGACATGGCCGGGCTCGCGGCGTACCCCGGAGTCGAGAAGATCGAGGTCAAGCCGCAGGTGCACGAGTGGCGCTTCCCGGACGGGCACTCGATCCTGGTGCTCTCCGAGGGCCGGCTGATGAACCTGGGCAACGCGACCGGGCACCCGAGCTTCGTCATGTCGAACTCGTTCGCCAACCAGGTGATCGCGCAGCTCGAGCTGTGGACCGGCGAGTACGGCGTCGCGGTGCACATGCTGCCGAAGCACCTGGACGAGAAGGTGGCGCGGCTGCACCTGGACGCGCTCGGCGTCCGGCTGACCACGCTGACCAAGGCGCAGGCGGAGTACCTCGGCGTCGCGGTCGAGGGGCCGTTCAAGCCGGAGCACTACCGGTACTGA
- a CDS encoding LolA family protein, producing MSLMKSQTARRWLIPAAAAVTIIGGGAAVGALAAGADSVLPQRSAAELLVDLQNAKVDGLSGTVVQSADLGLPGIAKLAADVGGETGSLGSLVAGTNTLRVWHSDPDKSRVALVGTLGQTDVIRNGTDVWIWQSAGNTAQHWTVPAEHADDAPMPLASDLPTTPQEAADQALAAVDPTTEVVVGRSAKVAGRDAYELILRPRDDASLVGEVRLAIDGEHKIPLRVEVLAKKDNVSAFKIAFTQVDFGRPDAEQFAFNPPPGGTVTEGNTEELEAEAGKEPTAEEKAAMDKVAEAAQPKTVGEGWTTVFTADVNAAQGAVPASEKPDGKPEAAPENGLSTDQLSALSETFPEVSGAWGKGNLLSGNLFSVLVTDDGKLYAGLVAPEKLYEVAAAN from the coding sequence ATGTCACTGATGAAATCCCAGACGGCCCGGCGTTGGCTGATCCCGGCCGCCGCCGCGGTCACCATCATCGGCGGAGGCGCCGCGGTGGGCGCGCTCGCCGCGGGCGCCGACTCGGTGCTCCCGCAGCGCAGCGCGGCCGAGCTCCTGGTCGACCTGCAGAACGCGAAGGTCGACGGCCTGTCCGGCACCGTCGTGCAGTCCGCGGATCTCGGCCTGCCCGGCATCGCGAAGCTGGCCGCGGACGTCGGCGGCGAGACCGGCAGCCTCGGCTCGCTGGTCGCCGGCACGAACACGCTGCGCGTCTGGCACTCGGACCCGGACAAGTCCCGGGTCGCGCTGGTCGGCACGCTCGGCCAGACCGACGTGATCCGCAACGGCACGGACGTGTGGATCTGGCAGAGCGCGGGCAACACCGCACAGCACTGGACGGTGCCGGCCGAGCACGCGGACGACGCGCCGATGCCGCTCGCCTCGGACCTGCCGACCACGCCGCAGGAGGCCGCCGACCAGGCGCTCGCCGCGGTGGACCCGACCACCGAGGTGGTGGTGGGCCGGTCGGCGAAGGTGGCCGGGCGGGACGCGTACGAGCTGATCCTGCGCCCGCGTGACGACGCGTCGCTGGTCGGCGAGGTGCGGCTGGCGATCGACGGCGAGCACAAGATCCCGCTGCGGGTCGAGGTGCTGGCGAAGAAGGACAACGTGTCCGCATTCAAGATCGCGTTCACCCAGGTCGACTTCGGCCGGCCGGACGCGGAGCAGTTCGCGTTCAACCCGCCGCCGGGTGGCACGGTCACCGAGGGCAACACCGAGGAGCTCGAGGCCGAGGCCGGCAAGGAGCCGACGGCCGAGGAGAAGGCCGCGATGGACAAGGTGGCGGAGGCGGCGCAGCCGAAGACGGTCGGCGAGGGCTGGACCACGGTCTTCACCGCGGACGTCAACGCGGCTCAGGGCGCGGTGCCGGCTTCGGAGAAGCCGGACGGCAAGCCGGAGGCCGCACCCGAGAACGGGCTGAGCACCGACCAGCTGTCCGCGCTGTCCGAGACGTTCCCGGAGGTCAGCGGTGCCTGGGGCAAGGGCAACCTGCTCTCCGGCAACCTGTTCAGCGTGCTGGTGACGGACGACGGCAAGCTCTACGCGGGCCTGGTCGCACCGGAGAAGCTGTACGAGGTCGCCGCGGCGAACTGA
- a CDS encoding response regulator transcription factor has translation MRLLVVEDEARMARAVQRGLQAEGFAVDVAADGPTGLEMARHGGYDAMILDVMLPGLSGYRVVRQLRAEDVWLPVLMLSAKDGEYDQADGLDCGADDYLTKPFSFVVLLARLRALLRRGAPQRPAVLTVGDLTLDPAQRRVERAGTAITLTAREFALLEYLMRREGEVVSKTELLDHVWDAAMDTAPNAVEVYVGYLRRKIGRDLLETVRGAGYRLSAV, from the coding sequence ATGCGACTGCTGGTGGTCGAGGACGAGGCCCGGATGGCACGGGCGGTGCAGCGCGGCCTGCAGGCCGAGGGGTTCGCGGTGGACGTGGCCGCGGACGGCCCGACCGGGCTGGAGATGGCCCGGCACGGCGGATACGACGCGATGATCCTGGACGTGATGCTGCCCGGCCTGTCCGGTTACCGCGTGGTGCGGCAGCTGCGCGCGGAGGACGTCTGGCTGCCGGTGCTGATGCTCAGCGCGAAGGACGGCGAGTACGACCAGGCGGACGGGCTCGACTGCGGCGCGGACGACTACCTGACCAAGCCGTTCTCGTTCGTGGTGCTGCTGGCCCGGCTGCGCGCGCTGCTGCGGCGCGGCGCACCGCAGCGGCCGGCCGTGCTCACGGTCGGCGACCTCACGCTCGACCCGGCGCAGCGCCGGGTCGAGCGGGCCGGTACCGCGATCACGCTGACCGCGCGGGAGTTCGCGCTGCTGGAGTACCTGATGCGGCGCGAGGGCGAGGTGGTCTCCAAGACCGAGCTGCTGGACCACGTGTGGGACGCGGCGATGGATACCGCGCCGAACGCGGTGGAGGTCTACGTCGGCTATCTGCGCCGCAAGATCGGCCGGGATCTGCTGGAGACCGTGCGCGGCGCGGGCTACCGCCTGTCGGCGGTCTAG